The stretch of DNA GCCGCTGCTGCAACGCCCGGGCCTGCGCATCGAGCGCATCGTCTCCAACGGCCAGGCCAGCCCCGCGGGCTTCTGGTACGACAGCGCTCAGGCGGAATGGGTGCTGTTGCTGAGCGGCAGTGCCGCGCTCGAGATCGAGGGGCAGCCCGGCGAGCATCGCATGGCGCCGGGCGACTGGCTGCACCTGCCGGCCCACTGCCGGCACCGCGTCGCGTGGACCGATGCCGGCCAGCCTACGGTCTGGCTGGCCGTGCATCACGCCGCGACGGGCGCCTGACGCCGG from Cupriavidus taiwanensis encodes:
- a CDS encoding cupin domain-containing protein, producing the protein MQTEHGNLFAGVPAGAAQEIFEPLLQRPGLRIERIVSNGQASPAGFWYDSAQAEWVLLLSGSAALEIEGQPGEHRMAPGDWLHLPAHCRHRVAWTDAGQPTVWLAVHHAATGA